One region of Rhodophyticola sp. CCM32 genomic DNA includes:
- a CDS encoding aldehyde dehydrogenase (NADP(+)), whose protein sequence is MLTGQHLIAGDWVDGPGRFQNAPVNGAVQEFHTGSRDLVDRACQAAEAVFDSYAATSRAARADFLDAIADEIERRGADLTAIGAAETGLPEARLEGERGRTTGQLRLFASHIRQEAYLDLRHDPALPDRAPLPRPDLRMIQLPVGPVAVFGASNFPLAFSVAGGDTASALAAGCPVVVKGHEAHPGTSEIVAQAILAAITAQGMPAGVFSLVHGGSFEVGQALVQHPLITAAGFTGSLRGGRALFDLCAARPDPIPFFGELGSVNPMFLLPGAAGARGAEIGAGWAGSLSMGAGQFCTNPGIAIVQQDQAGPFVEAAAEGLRATAPQTMLTGGIAEAYRAGKTRMAETRDVQELVSAGCDQRSAEPALYLTDAENWLANADLAEEIFGPVGLVVTVRDMDQMAAIARSLSGQLTCTLHLDDDDHEAAAGLMPVLTRKAGRILTNGFPTGVEVCDAMVHGGPYPASTNFGATSVGTMAIRRFLRPVCFQSIPGDLLPADLRD, encoded by the coding sequence ATGCTGACAGGACAACATCTTATCGCCGGAGACTGGGTGGATGGACCGGGGCGGTTTCAAAACGCCCCGGTCAATGGCGCGGTGCAGGAATTTCATACCGGATCACGGGATCTGGTGGATCGCGCCTGTCAGGCAGCGGAGGCGGTGTTTGACAGCTATGCCGCAACCTCGCGCGCAGCCCGGGCCGATTTTCTGGATGCCATCGCTGATGAGATTGAACGGCGCGGCGCCGATCTGACGGCGATCGGGGCTGCGGAAACCGGGTTGCCCGAGGCCCGGCTTGAGGGGGAGCGTGGCCGCACAACCGGGCAATTGCGGCTGTTTGCCAGCCATATCCGGCAAGAAGCCTATCTTGATCTGCGCCACGATCCGGCCTTGCCCGACCGGGCCCCCTTGCCGCGCCCCGATCTGCGGATGATACAACTGCCGGTTGGTCCGGTGGCGGTTTTCGGCGCTTCGAACTTCCCGCTGGCGTTTTCGGTGGCGGGGGGCGATACGGCCTCGGCCCTGGCCGCAGGCTGCCCGGTGGTTGTCAAAGGCCATGAGGCCCATCCCGGCACCAGTGAGATCGTGGCCCAGGCGATACTGGCGGCGATCACCGCGCAGGGCATGCCGGCCGGCGTGTTCTCTCTGGTCCATGGCGGCAGTTTCGAGGTGGGGCAGGCGCTGGTACAGCATCCGCTGATCACCGCGGCGGGGTTTACCGGTTCGCTCAGGGGCGGGCGCGCCCTGTTCGATCTGTGCGCGGCACGGCCCGATCCCATTCCCTTCTTTGGAGAGCTTGGATCGGTCAACCCGATGTTTCTTCTGCCCGGGGCCGCAGGCGCGCGCGGGGCTGAGATCGGGGCCGGATGGGCGGGGTCGCTGAGCATGGGGGCCGGGCAGTTCTGTACCAATCCGGGCATTGCCATCGTGCAGCAAGACCAGGCCGGACCGTTTGTTGAGGCCGCCGCCGAAGGCCTGCGCGCAACCGCGCCGCAGACCATGCTGACCGGTGGCATCGCCGAGGCCTACAGGGCCGGCAAAACCCGGATGGCCGAAACCAGGGATGTGCAGGAACTGGTCAGCGCAGGCTGCGACCAAAGATCGGCGGAGCCCGCTTTGTACCTTACGGATGCGGAAAACTGGCTGGCCAATGCGGATCTGGCCGAGGAGATTTTCGGCCCGGTCGGTCTGGTCGTGACGGTGCGCGATATGGATCAGATGGCGGCCATCGCCCGATCCCTGTCGGGGCAACTGACCTGCACCCTGCATCTGGATGATGACGATCACGAGGCCGCCGCCGGATTGATGCCGGTGCTGACCCGCAAGGCGGGGCGTATCCTGACCAACGGGTTCCCCACAGGGGTGGAGGTCTGCGATGCGATGGTGCATGGCGGGCCCTATCCGGCCTCCACCAATTTCGGGGCCACCTCGGTCGGGACGATGGCGATCCGCCGGTTCCTGCGTCCGGTCTGCTTTCAGTCGATCCCAGGGGATTTGCTGCCCGCAGATTTGCGGGATTAG
- a CDS encoding transposase codes for MPEIGRLRKKAVASLAGVALITRQSGRWRGQSFIQGGRKPLRDALYMPAIVATQYERMKAAGKPPKVVLTAIMRKLLILANTLVKEGREWVEIRA; via the coding sequence GTGCCAGAGATCGGGCGTTTACGCAAAAAGGCTGTCGCCAGCCTGGCGGGCGTCGCCCTGATCACACGGCAGTCGGGCCGGTGGCGAGGCCAGTCCTTCATCCAGGGCGGAAGAAAACCTCTGCGTGACGCACTCTACATGCCTGCAATCGTCGCGACCCAATACGAACGCATGAAAGCTGCCGGAAAACCGCCGAAAGTGGTGCTGACAGCTATCATGCGCAAGCTCCTCATCCTCGCAAATACTCTCGTCAAAGAAGGCCGAGAATGGGTTGAAATCAGAGCTTGA
- the glnA gene encoding type I glutamate--ammonia ligase, with product MSNENVLKMIKDEDVEYVDIRFTDPRGKLQHVTVMSDQVDEDFLEEGFMFDGSSIAGWKGIEASDMKLMPDTESAYIDPFYAEKTLCVHCSILEPDTGESYERDPRGTAEKAEAYLKSSGIGDVAYFGPEAEFFLFDDVRYSVGMNKVSYEVDAQDASWNTDTEYEMGNMGHRPGVKGGYFPVNPTDASHDLRSEMLSTMKRVGMDVDKHHHEVASCQHELGLIFSSLTKQADELQKYKYIIHNVAHAYGKSATFMPKPIAGDNGTGMHVNMSIWKGGKPLFAGDKYADLSDEALYFIGGVLKHAKTLNAFTNPSTNSYKRLIPGFEAPVLRAYSARNRSGCVRIPWTESPKAKRVEARFPDPSANPYLCFAALLMAGLDGIANKIHPGEPSDKDLYDLPPEELAGIPTVCASLREALDSLEADHDFLLAGDVFTKDQIEGYMELKWEEVYAFEHTPHPVEYLNYYSC from the coding sequence ATGAGCAACGAGAACGTTCTGAAAATGATCAAGGATGAGGATGTCGAATATGTCGATATCCGGTTTACGGATCCCCGCGGCAAGCTTCAGCATGTGACTGTGATGTCCGATCAGGTTGATGAGGATTTTCTGGAAGAGGGCTTCATGTTCGACGGCTCCTCCATTGCCGGCTGGAAAGGCATCGAAGCCTCGGACATGAAACTGATGCCCGACACCGAAAGCGCCTATATTGATCCGTTCTATGCGGAAAAAACGCTTTGCGTGCATTGTTCCATTCTGGAACCCGATACCGGCGAAAGCTATGAACGCGATCCGCGCGGAACCGCGGAAAAGGCCGAGGCGTATCTGAAATCCTCGGGCATTGGTGATGTGGCCTATTTCGGGCCCGAGGCGGAGTTTTTCCTGTTCGACGATGTGCGCTACTCGGTCGGGATGAACAAGGTCTCCTATGAGGTGGATGCCCAGGATGCGTCCTGGAACACCGATACGGAATATGAGATGGGCAATATGGGCCATCGGCCCGGCGTCAAGGGCGGCTATTTCCCGGTGAACCCCACCGATGCCAGCCATGATCTGCGTTCGGAAATGCTGTCAACGATGAAGCGCGTCGGGATGGATGTGGACAAGCATCACCACGAGGTTGCCTCCTGCCAGCATGAGCTTGGCCTGATTTTCAGCTCACTGACCAAACAGGCCGATGAGCTTCAGAAATACAAATACATCATCCACAACGTGGCCCATGCCTATGGCAAATCGGCCACTTTCATGCCGAAACCCATCGCCGGTGATAACGGCACCGGCATGCATGTGAACATGTCGATCTGGAAGGGTGGCAAGCCGTTGTTTGCAGGCGATAAATACGCCGATCTCAGCGATGAGGCGCTGTATTTCATCGGCGGGGTTCTGAAACATGCCAAAACCCTGAACGCGTTCACCAACCCCTCCACCAACAGCTACAAGCGCCTGATCCCGGGGTTTGAGGCGCCGGTTCTGCGGGCCTATTCCGCGCGCAACCGCTCGGGCTGTGTGCGCATTCCGTGGACGGAATCGCCCAAGGCCAAACGGGTCGAGGCGCGGTTCCCCGACCCGTCCGCCAACCCCTATCTGTGCTTTGCCGCCCTTCTGATGGCCGGGCTTGACGGGATTGCCAATAAAATCCACCCCGGTGAACCGTCTGACAAAGACCTTTATGATCTGCCCCCCGAAGAGCTGGCAGGCATCCCCACGGTCTGTGCCTCGCTGCGCGAGGCGCTGGACAGTCTGGAAGCCGATCATGATTTCCTGCTGGCCGGTGACGTGTTCACCAAGGACCAGATCGAAGGCTATATGGAACTGAAATGGGAAGAGGTGTACGCGTTCGAACACACCCCGCACCCGGTGGAATATCTGAACTATTACAGCTGCTGA
- a CDS encoding P-II family nitrogen regulator: protein MKKIEAIIKPFKLDEVKEALQEIGIQGLSVTEVKGFGRQKGHTELYRGAEYVVDFLPKVKIEVALPDDQVDAAIEAIITAAKTDKIGDGKIFVSPLEQAIRIRTGESGEDAL, encoded by the coding sequence ATGAAAAAGATCGAGGCGATCATCAAACCGTTCAAACTGGACGAGGTGAAAGAAGCCCTGCAGGAGATCGGGATTCAGGGGCTGAGCGTGACCGAGGTCAAGGGGTTCGGCCGCCAGAAAGGTCACACGGAACTGTATCGCGGCGCTGAATATGTGGTGGATTTTCTGCCCAAGGTGAAGATCGAGGTCGCGCTGCCCGATGATCAGGTGGATGCCGCGATCGAGGCGATCATCACTGCCGCCAAGACCGACAAGATCGGCGACGGCAAGATCTTTGTTTCCCCCCTCGAACAGGCGATCCGCATCCGCACCGGAGAATCCGGCGAAGACGCGCTCTGA
- a CDS encoding NAD(P)H-hydrate epimerase: MAELLTAARMRAIEQDAIKRGDVTGLALMERAGQGVVEAILEQWPAFAQGPQRAALLCGPGNNGGDGFVVARMLKARGWRVALFLYGDPTKLPPDAGRNYKRWIKQGGQVHPGLPAHQAPDFRLHYDLVIEALFGIGLTRPLRHPFPDIISNTRLTDTAPGPAIVSVDIPAGLDADTGQPLGGEHAFSADLTVTFHGLKKGHVMGRGPSYCGKVVVKDIGL, encoded by the coding sequence GTGGCAGAATTGCTGACAGCGGCCCGGATGCGGGCCATCGAACAGGACGCGATCAAGCGGGGCGATGTCACGGGGCTGGCCCTGATGGAACGTGCCGGGCAGGGCGTGGTTGAGGCAATTCTGGAGCAATGGCCCGCCTTCGCGCAGGGGCCGCAGCGGGCTGCGCTGCTGTGCGGGCCGGGCAATAATGGCGGTGACGGGTTTGTGGTGGCCCGGATGTTGAAGGCGCGGGGCTGGCGGGTGGCGTTGTTCCTCTATGGCGATCCGACAAAACTGCCGCCGGATGCAGGGCGCAATTATAAGCGCTGGATCAAACAGGGCGGGCAGGTTCATCCGGGTCTCCCGGCCCACCAGGCCCCGGATTTCCGCCTGCATTATGACCTTGTGATCGAGGCCTTGTTCGGCATCGGGTTGACCCGTCCCCTGCGCCATCCGTTTCCTGATATTATCTCGAATACCCGGCTGACGGATACTGCACCCGGCCCCGCCATTGTTTCGGTCGATATCCCGGCAGGTCTGGATGCGGATACCGGGCAGCCCCTGGGCGGTGAACATGCCTTTTCCGCCGATCTCACGGTCACGTTTCACGGGCTTAAGAAAGGCCATGTGATGGGCAGAGGCCCCTCATATTGCGGCAAGGTTGTTGTCAAAGACATCGGGCTGTGA
- a CDS encoding NAD(P)H-hydrate dehydratase, whose amino-acid sequence MAEALRKSPEAHKYSHGHAMILSGPMGRSGAARLAARGALRIGAGLVTVAAPGSAMMECATQLTAIMLRKSDGAEGLAALLDDTRINAICLGPGIGVGERTQALVRAALGQGVSPSYPARSVVLDADALTSFENDPQTLFALLHARVVLTPHAGEFARLFPDIAAKTAAAPETGPGSSRDEACREAAARAGCVVLLKGADTVIAAPDGRCAVNSGTAPWLATAGSGDVLAGMICGLLARGFAPMEAAETGAWLHMRCASMFGPGLIAEDLPEMLPKVLRLLETGNLPQTG is encoded by the coding sequence ATGGCAGAGGCTCTGCGCAAATCGCCGGAGGCTCATAAATACAGCCATGGCCATGCCATGATCCTGTCGGGCCCGATGGGTCGCAGCGGGGCCGCCCGGCTGGCCGCGCGCGGTGCCTTGCGGATCGGGGCAGGGCTGGTGACCGTGGCCGCGCCCGGATCGGCGATGATGGAATGCGCCACGCAACTGACCGCGATCATGCTCAGGAAAAGCGACGGGGCAGAAGGGCTTGCGGCGCTGCTGGACGACACGCGGATCAACGCAATATGCTTGGGCCCCGGGATCGGCGTGGGAGAGAGGACGCAGGCGCTGGTCAGGGCCGCCCTGGGGCAGGGGGTCTCACCCTCTTACCCGGCCCGGTCCGTGGTGCTGGACGCCGATGCCCTGACCTCCTTTGAAAACGATCCGCAGACCTTGTTCGCATTGCTGCATGCGAGGGTCGTGCTGACACCCCATGCGGGGGAATTTGCCCGCCTGTTCCCGGATATTGCGGCAAAAACAGCCGCCGCGCCGGAAACCGGTCCGGGTTCCTCAAGGGATGAGGCCTGCCGTGAGGCGGCGGCGCGGGCGGGATGTGTGGTGCTGCTCAAAGGCGCGGACACCGTCATCGCGGCCCCAGACGGGCGGTGCGCGGTCAATTCAGGCACCGCGCCCTGGCTGGCGACGGCCGGATCGGGCGATGTTCTGGCCGGAATGATCTGCGGGCTTCTGGCGCGGGGCTTTGCCCCTATGGAAGCCGCCGAGACCGGCGCATGGCTGCATATGCGCTGCGCCAGCATGTTCGGCCCGGGCCTGATTGCCGAGGACCTGCCCGAGATGCTGCCGAAGGTGCTGCGCCTGCTTGAAACCGGTAACCTCCCCCAGACCGGATGA
- a CDS encoding NAD(P)-binding domain-containing protein codes for MHDKQADEAEMTENERVLESGWKVRPLSFEGMRDHLTNLTAIEHDDLRTGLKPPFCQTVLPDAEARLSCLTDRVHHDLDILLYPKDKWVFPRTSSTGEHVYDVVIVGGGQCGLSVGHGLLQEKVDNFLILDRAPAGREGPWMTYSRMWTLRSPKHVGGPELGMPSLAGRSWFEAVYGPEGWDALDKWPRQLWQSYLDWFRAALNLPVRNDAEVAGFAQEGEFVRVTLTSGESVLSRKVVLATGIEGMGNWRVPSFIRENVPQSAYTLCTDDVDSLDWKGQTVAVLGAGATGWDRAADLLELGAAGVTIYMRRAGVLQSNAFRYLEKSGYLRHFASMTDAEKWRWIQKIFTFGQPPTQDGVDRCAQFPNFALHQGATWTDTRITDDERVEVTASDGTRAVFDHLFIGCGFSVDARNRPELRPFADNILLWRDVHESPAEATDTWLMSYPYLTRDLRFKERDPGKTPVLNNIYCFNYGATVTNAHSGGSLSGLRYGLPPLIHGLTHALWMEDEPVHFAYTRDWDQIDTDPSILADHIISAAPELTNA; via the coding sequence GTGCATGACAAACAGGCAGATGAGGCTGAAATGACGGAAAATGAGCGGGTTTTGGAAAGTGGCTGGAAGGTGCGGCCCCTGAGTTTCGAAGGGATGCGCGATCATCTGACCAATCTGACGGCCATTGAGCATGATGATCTGCGCACCGGCCTGAAACCGCCTTTCTGCCAGACTGTTCTGCCCGATGCCGAGGCCCGGCTTTCCTGCCTGACCGACCGGGTGCATCATGACCTCGACATATTGCTGTATCCAAAAGACAAATGGGTCTTTCCCCGCACCTCTTCCACGGGCGAACATGTGTATGATGTTGTCATCGTGGGTGGCGGGCAATGCGGCCTGTCGGTGGGCCATGGGCTGTTGCAGGAAAAGGTCGATAATTTCCTGATACTTGATCGTGCTCCCGCAGGGCGTGAAGGGCCCTGGATGACCTATTCGCGCATGTGGACCCTGCGGTCCCCCAAACATGTCGGCGGGCCCGAACTGGGCATGCCTTCGCTTGCCGGGCGCAGCTGGTTCGAGGCGGTCTATGGGCCCGAAGGCTGGGACGCGCTCGACAAATGGCCCCGCCAGCTGTGGCAGAGCTATCTTGACTGGTTCCGCGCGGCGCTGAACCTGCCCGTGCGCAATGATGCCGAGGTTGCGGGCTTCGCGCAGGAAGGCGAGTTTGTACGTGTCACCCTGACCTCGGGCGAAAGCGTTCTGAGCCGCAAGGTCGTGCTGGCCACGGGGATTGAGGGCATGGGAAACTGGCGCGTGCCGTCCTTCATCCGCGAAAACGTTCCGCAAAGCGCCTATACCTTGTGCACCGACGATGTGGACAGCCTGGACTGGAAGGGACAAACCGTCGCAGTTCTGGGCGCCGGTGCCACCGGCTGGGACCGCGCCGCCGACCTGCTGGAACTTGGCGCGGCAGGGGTGACCATCTACATGCGTCGTGCCGGTGTGTTGCAATCCAACGCGTTCCGGTATCTGGAAAAATCCGGCTATCTCAGGCATTTCGCCTCGATGACCGATGCCGAGAAATGGCGCTGGATTCAGAAAATCTTCACCTTTGGCCAACCGCCCACCCAGGACGGTGTTGACCGTTGTGCGCAATTCCCCAACTTCGCCCTGCATCAGGGCGCGACCTGGACCGACACGCGCATCACCGATGATGAACGCGTCGAAGTGACGGCAAGCGACGGGACCAGGGCGGTCTTTGATCACCTGTTCATCGGCTGCGGCTTTTCCGTCGACGCCCGCAACCGGCCTGAATTGCGGCCCTTTGCCGATAACATCCTGTTGTGGCGCGACGTACATGAGTCGCCTGCCGAGGCCACAGATACCTGGTTGATGAGCTATCCCTATCTGACCCGCGATCTGCGCTTTAAAGAGCGGGACCCGGGCAAGACGCCGGTTCTCAACAACATCTATTGCTTCAACTACGGCGCGACGGTGACAAACGCCCATTCCGGCGGGTCGCTGTCAGGGCTGCGCTATGGCCTGCCGCCGCTGATCCACGGGCTGACCCATGCCCTGTGGATGGAGGATGAACCGGTCCATTTCGCCTATACCCGCGACTGGGACCAGATCGACACTGACCCGTCCATTCTGGCCGATCACATCATCTCTGCCGCACCGGAACTGACCAACGCCTAA
- a CDS encoding ABC transporter substrate-binding protein, which yields MSNTSKFSRRTILKSGVGSAAATMLLTQRIWAQEGDIKIALAAPMTGDSASFGLNAQRGADAAIKVIEATGGIGGRAITYDVFDDMGQPREAASVARRIVDSGEYVAVVGHVNSSCTLAAMPIYAEAGIPVLCGSSSNSQVTENGWENIIRMTIRGDYGAQQYSAYAVNNLGKRNLAILFANDDYGRGLRDEMVIAAEALDANIVAEGGFTPNVDRDFSSIISTFKAAGADVFMLNCNYTEGGLFMGQAQAQGVTDIPVVGPDSLLYNEFIELSQGAAEGASILAAYDPYAENETTQAFMSQFAEDYDALPSQVAVFTSDLLLLMQALMGEDSTAETLIADAKASTFEGAGGTYNWDAKGDVMNRTFAVITVEDGSFRSTGESVDETGLDVLR from the coding sequence ATGTCGAATACTTCGAAATTCAGTCGCCGCACGATTCTGAAATCCGGCGTTGGCAGTGCTGCTGCCACCATGCTGCTGACACAACGTATCTGGGCGCAGGAGGGGGATATCAAAATCGCCCTGGCCGCGCCGATGACCGGGGATTCAGCCTCGTTCGGTCTGAACGCGCAACGCGGTGCCGATGCCGCGATCAAGGTGATCGAGGCCACGGGCGGCATTGGCGGGCGCGCCATTACCTATGACGTCTTCGACGATATGGGCCAGCCGCGCGAGGCGGCCTCGGTCGCGCGCCGGATTGTGGATTCGGGCGAATACGTGGCTGTTGTCGGTCATGTGAATTCTTCCTGCACCCTGGCGGCCATGCCGATCTATGCCGAGGCCGGAATTCCCGTATTATGCGGCTCATCCTCGAACTCGCAGGTCACGGAAAACGGGTGGGAGAATATCATCCGCATGACGATCCGTGGCGATTACGGGGCGCAACAATATTCGGCCTATGCGGTCAACAATCTGGGCAAGCGGAACCTGGCCATTCTGTTCGCCAACGATGATTACGGCCGCGGTTTGCGCGACGAGATGGTCATCGCTGCCGAGGCGCTGGATGCCAATATCGTGGCCGAGGGTGGGTTTACCCCGAATGTAGACCGGGATTTTTCCTCCATTATCAGCACGTTCAAGGCGGCGGGCGCGGATGTGTTCATGCTCAACTGCAACTATACCGAGGGCGGTCTGTTCATGGGGCAGGCCCAGGCGCAGGGCGTGACGGATATCCCCGTCGTGGGCCCGGATTCGCTGCTCTATAACGAGTTCATCGAGTTGAGCCAAGGTGCAGCCGAAGGGGCCAGCATTCTGGCGGCCTATGATCCCTATGCGGAGAACGAGACCACGCAGGCCTTCATGTCCCAGTTTGCCGAGGATTATGATGCGCTGCCCAGCCAGGTTGCCGTGTTCACCAGCGATCTGCTTTTGCTGATGCAGGCGCTGATGGGCGAGGACAGCACAGCCGAAACCCTGATCGCGGACGCCAAGGCCAGCACGTTCGAGGGGGCGGGCGGCACCTATAACTGGGATGCCAAGGGCGATGTGATGAACCGCACCTTCGCGGTGATCACCGTGGAGGATGGCAGTTTCAGATCAACCGGTGAAAGCGTGGATGAAACCGGGCTGGATGTGCTGCGCTGA
- a CDS encoding branched-chain amino acid ABC transporter permease yields the protein MDYYLEQLSNGIAVGAIYALIALGYSMVYSILNLINFAHGYVIMVGSFVALSLIEAGLPPLLAIFLACCSGAVIAMAVERIAYRPVRHANRIVPMISALGAGLVLAAAAQLIWGPEVRSFPQLIPRFPVEIGGITLSSQSLIILAISLVLVIGASFFLHKTKFGIAAQCVCQDLPTAQLMGIPVNGVIVAIYALGGFLGVAGSVLFAMYFNAVFLQMGLMATTKAWAAAMLGGIGSFQGAFWGASCWAWLKPLR from the coding sequence TTGGATTATTATCTTGAACAATTGTCGAACGGCATCGCGGTGGGCGCCATCTATGCCCTGATCGCGCTGGGCTACAGCATGGTCTATTCGATCCTGAATCTGATCAATTTCGCCCATGGCTATGTGATCATGGTCGGCTCTTTCGTGGCGCTGAGCCTGATCGAGGCCGGGTTGCCGCCGCTGCTGGCAATCTTTCTGGCCTGTTGTTCCGGTGCTGTGATCGCCATGGCGGTTGAACGCATCGCCTATCGTCCGGTCCGGCATGCCAACCGCATCGTTCCGATGATCAGCGCCCTTGGCGCGGGCCTTGTTCTGGCGGCGGCGGCGCAATTGATCTGGGGCCCCGAAGTGCGCTCCTTCCCGCAGCTTATCCCCCGCTTTCCGGTCGAGATCGGGGGTATCACCCTGTCATCGCAATCCCTGATCATTCTTGCGATCTCGCTGGTGCTGGTCATCGGGGCGTCATTCTTTCTGCATAAGACCAAGTTCGGGATTGCCGCCCAATGTGTCTGCCAGGATCTGCCCACGGCGCAGTTGATGGGCATTCCGGTCAATGGTGTGATCGTGGCGATCTATGCGCTTGGCGGGTTTCTGGGTGTCGCGGGTTCGGTCCTCTTTGCGATGTATTTCAATGCGGTCTTCCTGCAGATGGGGCTGATGGCGACCACCAAGGCCTGGGCTGCGGCCATGCTGGGCGGTATCGGCAGTTTTCAGGGCGCGTTCTGGGGGGCATCCTGCTGGGCCTGGCTGAAACCCTTGCGGTGA
- a CDS encoding branched-chain amino acid ABC transporter permease translates to MMAILTPAQGPAWRRFAPLLFIAAMAILPFVLPGRFWLHIFSLTMIYAIFVLGQNVITGWAGMLTLGQAAFAGTGAYVSVILTMQFGVPWLLAFLIAGGASAGAGALLALPCLRVKSDFLSLVTIAFNQIFFVVANNWMDVTRGPMGIPAVPAMNVLGWRADRPAEQFWLILGVCVILYAMISRLMRGQLGRTLKMVRDDEVAAGALGVNVTGAKVLAFAIGCGLCGLGGSIYGHYMRFISPDMFKLEESLIIMQMAILGGLASAPGAALGAFLMIMIPEALRSSEPWLITIRPGVAGATLVLLMILRPHGLLGMGEMPRSIQRLIDRAMGRERDMR, encoded by the coding sequence ATGATGGCGATCCTGACCCCCGCGCAGGGCCCGGCCTGGCGCCGGTTTGCACCGCTGCTCTTCATTGCTGCGATGGCAATTCTGCCCTTCGTGCTGCCGGGCCGGTTCTGGCTGCATATTTTCAGCCTGACAATGATCTATGCAATCTTCGTTCTGGGCCAGAACGTGATCACCGGCTGGGCCGGGATGCTGACCCTGGGGCAGGCGGCATTTGCGGGTACGGGCGCCTATGTCTCGGTGATCCTGACGATGCAGTTCGGCGTGCCCTGGCTGCTGGCATTCCTGATTGCGGGTGGTGCCTCTGCCGGGGCGGGGGCATTGCTGGCGCTGCCCTGTCTCAGGGTCAAGTCGGATTTCCTGTCGCTGGTGACCATCGCCTTCAATCAGATATTCTTTGTGGTTGCCAATAACTGGATGGATGTCACGCGCGGCCCGATGGGCATCCCCGCCGTGCCCGCGATGAATGTTCTGGGCTGGCGCGCCGACCGCCCGGCAGAGCAGTTCTGGCTGATCCTCGGGGTGTGTGTGATCCTTTATGCAATGATCTCCCGGCTGATGCGCGGGCAGTTGGGCCGCACCCTCAAGATGGTCCGCGATGATGAGGTTGCCGCAGGCGCCCTGGGGGTCAATGTGACCGGGGCCAAGGTGCTGGCCTTCGCCATCGGCTGCGGTCTCTGCGGTCTGGGTGGCAGCATCTATGGCCATTACATGCGTTTCATCTCACCCGACATGTTCAAGCTGGAGGAGTCGCTGATCATCATGCAGATGGCGATCCTGGGCGGTCTGGCCAGCGCGCCGGGCGCGGCACTGGGCGCGTTCCTGATGATCATGATCCCCGAGGCCTTGCGGTCATCTGAACCCTGGCTGATCACCATCCGGCCCGGCGTGGCCGGTGCGACGCTGGTTCTGCTGATGATTCTGCGGCCCCATGGCCTGCTGGGGATGGGGGAAATGCCGCGCAGCATCCAACGGCTGATCGACAGGGCCATGGGCCGGGAGCGGGACATGCGATGA
- a CDS encoding ABC transporter ATP-binding protein, whose protein sequence is MTLLSCQDISKAYVGVQALSEVSFDVAAGDTLGIIGPNGSGKTTLFNVISGLERPDAGQVMLEARAITGERPHRIVNHGLVRTFQNLRLFTGMTALENVICGGHRNAERGLMGQILQTGAVRRSEAEARDRARACLAEVGLEGYEGARAAALSYGQTKRLELARALNAEPCILLLDEPTAGMNDVQADEILTLVQSMRDRHDLTLIVIEHNVPILSRFVDRMVVLEAGRKLVEGTPSEVVSDTRVIEAYLGTGAA, encoded by the coding sequence ATGACCCTGCTCAGCTGTCAGGATATCTCAAAGGCTTATGTCGGGGTTCAGGCCCTGTCAGAGGTGTCTTTCGACGTGGCCGCAGGTGACACATTGGGCATCATCGGACCCAACGGATCGGGCAAGACGACGCTGTTCAACGTGATTTCGGGGCTGGAACGCCCGGATGCGGGGCAGGTGATGCTGGAGGCGCGCGCGATCACCGGAGAGAGACCGCACCGGATCGTCAATCACGGGCTGGTGCGGACCTTCCAGAACCTGCGCCTGTTCACCGGCATGACCGCGCTTGAGAATGTGATCTGCGGCGGCCACCGCAATGCCGAACGGGGGCTTATGGGGCAGATTTTGCAGACCGGGGCGGTGCGGCGGAGCGAGGCAGAGGCCCGCGACCGGGCCCGTGCCTGTCTGGCCGAAGTGGGGCTGGAAGGGTATGAGGGCGCGCGGGCGGCGGCGCTGTCCTATGGCCAGACCAAGCGGCTGGAACTGGCCCGTGCGCTCAACGCCGAACCGTGTATCCTGCTGCTGGACGAACCCACGGCCGGTATGAACGATGTGCAGGCCGATGAAATTCTGACGCTGGTGCAATCCATGCGCGACCGCCATGACCTGACCCTGATCGTGATCGAACATAATGTGCCGATCCTGTCGCGTTTCGTAGACCGGATGGTTGTGCTGGAGGCCGGTCGCAAGCTGGTCGAGGGCACGCCGTCAGAGGTTGTCAGCGATACGCGGGTGATCGAGGCCTATCTGGGAACGGGGGCCGCATGA